In Campylobacter showae, the genomic stretch CTAAAATCCAAAAAATCATTTGATTTTAGCTCCTTGCGTCGTGTTTTAAAAACGCTCAATCGCGCTCTAGGCAAGATAGTTTGCGAGTTGGTAGCGGCGTCGCTCAAAGGAAATAATCAAAGCGAAAATTTGACGCACGAGATCCAGCAGTTTATTGCCCGCCGAGGCACCGTAGCAGTAGCGCAAGCGCAAGCAAAAGGTAAAAAAGCTGCGCTAAATGCTACCAAAAAAGCCGTAAAATCGGCAGCGCTTTATGGCTATTTTAATGCCAAAGAGGCGTCAGTGTATGTTAAAACAGATGCTGCGCCCGGCATATCTTTAGAAGATATGCAAGAAATATTAGGCATCATGGCAAGGGCTTTTAGTTATGAAACAGCCGTAAGTATAGAATACGTATATGATGAAACCATGAGTGGAGCCAAGGTTATCATCATAGCGACATCTCAAGATGAGTATCTAGCCCTCCCTGCTTCTGCCCTAGCCTTGACTACTTTGGCTAGTATGCTCTCGCTAGCCACGCCTATTATCTTTACCCTTAGCTTGGTTACGTCAGCATGGCTAGGAGCCTTGGCATGGACGGTTTCGTTTCGCAAGTCCTGAAGCTCGGTTATGACCTTTGGTAGAGTTCTGGTTACGTAGTTTTGCAGTAAATTCCCCTCAAGTGCATCTTGGATAAGTCGGTTTTTGAAAAGAAATTTATAGGTTCCTAAATTTGGTTTATTTTCAAATATATCGCTTACGGTAAAGCTCGTGCCTTGCACTTCGTATGGGATATTTAATATAGACGGCTTTATCTTTGCGAGTCGCTCCATGAGAACTTTAACGAAGGCGTAAATCTCTTGCTCCATAGTTTTTGAGTATTTGACCACGACGGAGCTAAAGTCATAGAGCGGATTGGCTATATTATCAAGGTATTCTATCTCGGCGGAGATGATATTTTCTATGCTATCCGGGTGCATTAGATTTATTAAACTTCGCCCGAAGCAGTAACGGATCAAATTTCGTTTTATCTCTAAAAACTCGGCGCTTTTATACACGTCGGGATAAAATTTGCCCTCATCTTCAAAATAGAGCGTCTCTTGCTTTATCTTTATGATTAGCGGATAAACGTAAGCGTTGCCGTAGACTGCGTAGGTATGACCGCTTACGGTAAAATTTGCCAAGTAATCGTCTCTAACGCACTCAAAGTCGTTTCTAACTAGCTCTCTAATATCGCTTATGATAAACCACTTTTCTACATCGAGTCTTTTTTCTTTATAATACTCAGGCGCTATCTCACTCATATCTTCATCGGTTACGGCAACAACTTTTGCTACGAACAAATTTGAATAATCGGTCAAGAATAGTTGTAGATATTTGTCGCCCTCAAGGCTCCAAGGAGCCAGATTTGGTGCTTTAGGGCTTTGATTTCTTAAATTTAAGCTCTCGTAAATTTGCTCAAGTTCGGTTTCGTGAGAGTTTATCATATCTCGCCGCTTGCTTTTTATCTTGCCAAAGGCTACTTTGCCTTTGGAAATTAGGATCTTAAGATGCTGCTCGATGACGTCGCTTTGGTAGTATGGGTTGTAGAGTATGAGGATGTTAAACACTCTAGCTCCATTATTTTAGAAAATTTTTGATCTTTTTAATCAAATCAGGAAAAGAATTTAAAGCAGGATTTTTTAAAAATTGTTCTAGCTCAGCTATATCGGACTTTGCGATTGCTTCATCTATCAGTTTTTCATAAGCTTTATGCCTATACTTATTATCTACAAAGCCGCGGCTGGATTGCGATGCCTTGCTTCTACTTTTTTTTACGGCAAAATAAACGACTCCACCAATTATCACCAAAACTATTCCGCTAAGTAAAAATTTAGCTCCAAGCGATAGCCCAACCTCTGTCATTTTGTCTCCTTATCTAGATTTGGTAGTTTTGTTAGCTTTCTTTGATTTTCTTCTAGCTTTTTAACACTTTCTTTTATGTCTCGTTTAAGCTCATCGATCTCTAAAATCTTGTTTTGCCTAAAATTAATAAAAAAAGAGTTTATATCTTCTGCGTATTTTTTTATGCTACATTCGTATTGTAAAACTTCTTGCCCCAAAAAATTATCTATACTATTATTGATAGTTTTATCAAGTATATTTTTAAGCTCTTTACCTTTTAGTTTTATAACGTGCTTTTCATTTTCTATTATTTTTTCTTTTTCACCAAATAGCTTTTTTGCTATGTCCCAATCTTGCATAAATTTAAATCTAGTCTTTGCTATAGTTTTTGTTCTTTCTGGAATGTACTCACTAGATAAAACAGACCGAGGAACGCTCATTTTTGTTTCAGTAATAGAAGCTAAATTTAACTTCGATAGGTTTGCAGTATCTAGTTTAATATCAAGAGCTTTTGAGAGTTGTTGATTGAATATATCTTTCGTTTGTGCAAATTTATCTACAGCAAATCGCCTAAAGTCAAAACATATTTCCTCTACTTCGGATTTAATATCAAGATAGTTGGCTTTGCATTCCTCTAAAAGCTCACCTGTATAATCTTGTATAGCTTTTGAAAATTTATCGTCTTCATTTTTGTCGCTTTCGTATCTCTCTTCTTCATCCAAATTAACATTGCCATATATTAGCGGATCTTTAGCTATCTTTTTTGCAGATTCGAAATCCGAGCCACGCATTAGTTCCATTACAAAAGCCATCGCCTTTCTCGCTATCTCATCGGTTTTATCCAGCATTGTTTTTTGCATTTGGCCATGTACTGCTTCTTCTAGCTTTAAAATAGTATTCTCTTTATTTGTTTTAAGATGTTCATTTAAGTCGCTTTGTAACTTTTTAGCATCATGCTCCAAAAAATTTTGCGCTTCCTTTACTTTTTGCTCCGCTTCTTCCTTTGGCTTTTGTAAAACAGCTATGTTTCTTTGTAGTTTTTCTCTTTGCTCAAAGTAAATACTTTGTACTTCATTATCTATGGCTTGCAAAAAGCTATTTAAAAACTTTGTCATTATGAGTTCATTGATATCTTTTTCAAGCTTATTAAAACCAAGATAAGTTATAAGCCTACTTTCCCACTCGCTTTCATCAAATATCTCTTCAAAGTAATCTTCTTTGAATCGCCGTAATTTCTTTTTATCGTCATAGCCTTTGCTTTCATCTCTATACAAAAGCCCATATATTGATGAAACAGGATATACATCGGCATCGTTTATACCGTGATTACTTGCGGCTTTCTTAATTTCTTGCATCCTCTGCTCTTCATTTTTAAACCATACCTCTTTTTTTAACCTACGAAGCTCACTTTCATCTTTTACTTTTTTAAGCTCCATAAAATTATCGTCAAATGCCTCATCTATTTTATTTAGAATGAATAGTACTTTAAAATTTTTGTCATTTTCACACTTTGCCTTTACGGTGTGCCAAAGCCCTTGCTCATCGCTAGTTAAATTTGCTTGAGCTTGCCCATAATCAAATAAAAATAGAGCCAAATTTGCTTCTCTTAAAACGTTTCTGGTTTGGTCTTTGTGTTTTTGTGAGTAATCGGTCCCATTTGAATTTGGTCCAGGCGTATCTATAAAGATAATCTCAAGTTCATCGTTCGCATCCGCTTTTATACATTTGAAAGGATAGTAAAGCTCTATCTTCTCGACGTTTTTATACTTATCATCCTCGCAATCTTCATCTTTTTTGGCATATTGCTTTATTTCGTCGGCTAAATTCTCTTTTATCTCTATTGTTTCCTTACCGTCTGAAAAATATATAACCGCTCTTTTTTGAATACCTTCTTTAGAAAATATATATGTAGCGCAATCAGTCGTTGCCTTGGTTGAAGTCGGCAAAATATCGACCCCAAAAAGAGCGTTTATAAAAGTCGATTTACCGGCACTCATATTTGCAACTACCGCTATTTTATACTGTTGAGATTTTAGTTCTGATTTGATCTTGTCGAGCTTTTGCGTACTATCTTGATCTGGATATTCTTTAAAATATTCCTCCAGTTGCTCAATATCATGCTGCAGCATTTGTTTTATTTTCATATTTACTCC encodes the following:
- a CDS encoding HP0729 family protein, with translation MFNILILYNPYYQSDVIEQHLKILISKGKVAFGKIKSKRRDMINSHETELEQIYESLNLRNQSPKAPNLAPWSLEGDKYLQLFLTDYSNLFVAKVVAVTDEDMSEIAPEYYKEKRLDVEKWFIISDIRELVRNDFECVRDDYLANFTVSGHTYAVYGNAYVYPLIIKIKQETLYFEDEGKFYPDVYKSAEFLEIKRNLIRYCFGRSLINLMHPDSIENIISAEIEYLDNIANPLYDFSSVVVKYSKTMEQEIYAFVKVLMERLAKIKPSILNIPYEVQGTSFTVSDIFENKPNLGTYKFLFKNRLIQDALEGNLLQNYVTRTLPKVITELQDLRNETVHAKAPSHADVTKLRVKIIGVASESILAKVVKARAEAGRARYSS
- a CDS encoding dynamin family protein encodes the protein MKIKQMLQHDIEQLEEYFKEYPDQDSTQKLDKIKSELKSQQYKIAVVANMSAGKSTFINALFGVDILPTSTKATTDCATYIFSKEGIQKRAVIYFSDGKETIEIKENLADEIKQYAKKDEDCEDDKYKNVEKIELYYPFKCIKADANDELEIIFIDTPGPNSNGTDYSQKHKDQTRNVLREANLALFLFDYGQAQANLTSDEQGLWHTVKAKCENDKNFKVLFILNKIDEAFDDNFMELKKVKDESELRRLKKEVWFKNEEQRMQEIKKAASNHGINDADVYPVSSIYGLLYRDESKGYDDKKKLRRFKEDYFEEIFDESEWESRLITYLGFNKLEKDINELIMTKFLNSFLQAIDNEVQSIYFEQREKLQRNIAVLQKPKEEAEQKVKEAQNFLEHDAKKLQSDLNEHLKTNKENTILKLEEAVHGQMQKTMLDKTDEIARKAMAFVMELMRGSDFESAKKIAKDPLIYGNVNLDEEERYESDKNEDDKFSKAIQDYTGELLEECKANYLDIKSEVEEICFDFRRFAVDKFAQTKDIFNQQLSKALDIKLDTANLSKLNLASITETKMSVPRSVLSSEYIPERTKTIAKTRFKFMQDWDIAKKLFGEKEKIIENEKHVIKLKGKELKNILDKTINNSIDNFLGQEVLQYECSIKKYAEDINSFFINFRQNKILEIDELKRDIKESVKKLEENQRKLTKLPNLDKETK